In the genome of Brachypodium distachyon strain Bd21 chromosome 3, Brachypodium_distachyon_v3.0, whole genome shotgun sequence, the window GGGCAACCGGGCAAGACGCGGCCTGCATGCGCGGCGCCACGGGCGCAGACGCCCAGGCAAGCGTGGCGCGCCCGGGTAAAAGCCCCTCCCGTGCGGATGGGGACCTTTTGCTCTCCCAGCGGCCACTTGTACGGACCGCCGACGTATTGTACAGTACTAGCACGCCCTTGCCTGCCGCGGCTGGGCCGCGTGCGCGCACTGGGCAGATGGCCAAGTGCCGCGTCGCGGGTGCTCGTGGAACCATTTGGGGACGCACACATGGGGGAAAGGCGGTGTCTCGCGCGCTGCGCCAGAGCGCCCCGAACGGCGAATTAGCACCGAGGCCGTTGTGTTCGGTGCCGAGCAGCTGGATGGAACCAAGTGTTGCTGGGAGGAAAGTGTACCCCGAATTCTCAAGTCACATAAACGTCTGAGACTTctgcaaaaaaagagaaaaatctaAACAAAATATTCGTTGCGAAAAAAGCTCACCGTCGACAGTGTATGCTAACTTGCTAAGCacatatattaaaaaaataaaatagaaatcGGAGAACCATCGATCTGATAAAAATCTGAGACTTTACACGGTAAGTAAACGAGATCGAGCTTCGTGGAGTATAATTTAGTCTGCGAATCATCGCCCgctcaacaagaaagagccaCGTACCTGTGCCGCGTGCTAGGTGTCACGCCGAGGTTCGCCCTCCCTGGGCCCGCACCGTCCCCGAGACaacacaacaacaagaagaacagAAAGAAATTACCATGACCAATCCCCGCCCGCTCCCGCCACAGTTTTCCCAACCCGGCATCGGACACTCGTCTCTCGTACTAGTCGATCCCCCAGTCCACGAGCAAAATCAACCGGCAGAGgccacctccgatttctctCCACCCAAACGACAGACAGGCGAGGGGAAAGGGCAAAAATATTCTACACCAGGAGTCGTAATATCCGAAAGCGTCCAAAGCGAACCGCGCGCTTTTTCCTCTCCGCTTTACGTCGACTCAGCGTCGAGCCAAGCTAGAAAATCGTATGGCTGGACAGCTCGCCACGCAGGGCTCCCGCGCTTCAACACGCGTCCATCCTTACTTGGCACCTGTCCCCCGTCGCCTCCCTTTGCCCTTGCATCCCCATCTCCCCGACGCTGCCGAGCCAGgagatccatccatccatccgtaTATATCTCGACACGCCCCCTCTCTCCCCGGTACCTATCCCGGGCTCCCACTCCACGCCCgcaactcctccttcttcccccTTTCCCTTTCACCCGGTTGCCAGAATCAGCGACACACGAGTACGCCACGCACGCACACGCAGCTGTGGTCTAGCGCTTTTTTGAGAGGGGGCGAGTGATGatgaccggcggcggcggcggtggggaggcggcgggggtggcGCCGTTCGTGGCCAAGACGTACGGGATGGTGGAGGACCCGGCGACCAACGGGGTGATCGCGTGGGGGAGCGGCAGCAACAGCTTCGTGGTGATCGACCCCTTCGTCTTCTCCCAGACGCTGCTCCCCACCCACTTCAAGCACTCCAACTTCTCCAGCTTCGTCCGCCAGCTCAACACCTATGTACGTATACATGTCGATCCGCCTCTCGGCCAGTTTTGAAATTCTTGCTGCGTCTTGAAGGTCTGGGTTGTGTTCGTCCTCCTGCCCAATTGAGTGCATCGAGTCCGTGGTGGTAGTGACGAATTTGTCAGACTGAGTGTAAATTGTCAATTTAATTTTGTCAGCACCGTCGAATTTTCTGAAGAGTTCGAGTTCGACTTCAGCGTAAATTGCCGCAAGTGATTTGAGGCTcttgtttcttctcttctgtaACTGATCTATGATCATGTATTTGTACCAGGGTTTCAGGAAGGTCGATCCTGACAAATGGGAGTTCGCCCACGTGTCGTTCCTGCGGGGGCAGACGCACCTCCTCCGCCAGATCgtccgccgcagcagcagcagcggcaagcGCAAGGACGACGGTGGctgcgccggcgccagcggcgcggacgaccacgacgacgacagcaCGACGATGGTGGCCATGGAGGTGATGCGGCTGAAGCAGGAGCAGAAGGCCATCGAGGACCGCGTGGCCGCCATGTGGCGCCGCGTCCAGGAGACGGAGCGCCGGCCCAAGCAGAtgctcgccttcctcctcaAGGTCGTCGGCGACCCCCAGGTGCtgcgccgcctcgtcgccaacaccagcagcagcaacagcaacagctccagcggcggcagcgaccgCAGCGAGGTCGccttccacggcggcggcggcccggccgaGGGCGCCGAGGTCAAGAGGCCGCGGCTGCTTCTCGAAAGGGACCACCAGCACGGCGGTAAGATGTCGTCATCGCCTGCAGCCGACggcgtcggcatcggcatcggatCGGGGGTCGGCGTGAGGCGCGACGGGTTCTACGGCGTCAGCGAGGAGACCTTCGCGCCGGAGCACAGCGTCGACTTCACCGGGTTCtacaccggcggcgacgggttCGGCGACGGGCAGGTggacgctggcggcggcggcggcgacctgcCGTACGCGTTCCCCGTGGACAGCGGCTACTAACTGCTCATCGCTGACTGCCTCTTCTTGTTGTTTGGATCGTGTGCTTTTCGCCGGCCGATTTGTGTACGTATTTTGCGGCGAATTGCGAAccgaactgctgctgctctctgTGTAAAGAAAGGAATTCAGCTAGGTAGCTCCCCTAGTAGGCTTGTAGCTGGTACAGTAGTACTCCACTGAACTGCTATACTAGTCAGGTTTCTCCTTTCGGTGTGCGCCCCTGACTTGTATTTGGGGCAACCGAGTGTACAGGCGCGCGCTAAATAAGATGTGTGAGATCGTTCCGTGTAGACAGCAAAATTTAGTTGATTTCCCTCCCTGtttgttcaagaaaaaaaaagttgattccctcCATGTGAAGCGCACTGAAACGTATATACGTACATATTTGAtttgatcggagggagtactattcaTAGGATTGGTGTCGGCCGTCGAGTGACACACCGATCGTAGCTTCGCTTGTTGACTCGAGAGCTTGGATCAATCAAAGCTTGTGAGTTACTTGAGGTTCCCAGTTTGGGGATGGGCTCGAACTCGTCGTGGTCAAAGCTGGCATATGACAAGACTATATATGCAAGTATTTTGTGCCGGAAAACACTGCATGACTCTGCAAACACATACAGGTATCTTGTAAGCTTAGACATGATAAAAATTCAACTCGATTCAATCTCGACAATTGCTTTCGTTATCTAATCCCCCTCGCACTACAAATGGTCGTGTAATGGCCTCACTAGCGCTCTgccgaaaaggaaaaaaacagggAGGAAGAGATCAACCTTCAACCCCGAGCGAGTATCTTCTTTTTGGTACCCTGCTAGGCCAGGCCTAGGGAGATTTTAACAGGCCCAAACATGAAAAGGTGTCAACATTCCAGAATTAAGGCGTTGTTTGGATTCAAGGAAGTATTTGTTTTTTGGACCTTCAGtattttgttcaaatttgaactttcAAACTTATATACTAAAAACTTTACCGGGGAATACAAATAGGACCTAATCATTTTTCGAattaaactactccctccgtcacatattaaatgactcaaatttccttaaatatggatgtatctatatgcaaaaagcgtctagatacatgtaatatttcgacacttaatatgggacggagggagtagtaccctccgtccaacaaaagatgtctcaagtttgtcaaaatttggatgtatctagacatgacttagtgtatagatgcatttaaatttagtaaaagttgagacatcctttgttggacggagagattATCAGATTGGTATTCCAGGCTCAAGGCTTTCGGcctaaaaattcaaaaccaaAGCCTCTGCGTATTGTGTGCAACAACGTGTTAGTGCAATCCGACtggcaagtaaaaaaaaaaagaatgtgcTCCAAACTTGTATGAAATTCGAAATCAAAAGCAAAATTCTGACAGTTCTCTTATTTTGGTACTCCTGACGTACGCCGCTTCGGTGCAGTACTCCAGGTGACTTTGGCTGGCTGACCTGTGGGACCCACACGTGAGCCGCCTAAAGTCACCTGCACTAACTTCACTAAATCCTCCACTCCTACATAGGTTATcgttgaacttgaaattttgtgcATATGTAatgttttccaaaaaaaatgttcgtAGGTAGAATAAGCCCTGGAGTACATGCACAATTGTTTTTCTATGATTTTCATGACTTCTACTAGTGGAACTGTACAAAGATTGCACGCAACGCGAATCGCATACAGTATTCTCCAGCTCCAGGATTGGAGACTTCGAGCGCAGAGAACCGAGTCAAACGGCATGTCATCAAAGAGCCAACACCTGTCAACAAACGCTGTCAAAGGAGTATTAGCCAATGACTAGGTTCCAGCACGGTTGGGCCGCACCTGCCCTGTTGGCGTAAAAATAGCCAAATATCATTTAACAAACACACTCAGCAGCTACCGGTGCTCTGAAGTCCTCAGGGAACAGCCAAAGATAGCTTACACTGGCACTTAATTTCGGCAATTAGGCAGAAAGGCCATAAGACTGCTGACTGGAGAAGGGGAATGCAATTATAAAAAGGCGTATACGCCATAAAGGACCACGGTTAGGTGGTGTGCATAACAGACCATGCCATCCAAGAAGAACCATACCCACAGGTATTACTGGTCCCAGGCTAGCTTATACAAAACAATAGAGAATCTCTTTTCTAGTTTTCAACTACAGAACGCCTGTCTTGTAAGTAACTAGTGTCACTAGTTGCCACTTGAAGAACAAAATACTTTACGAAATACAAATCAGTTTGAGTTGGCTCATTATAGAAGTTCAATCACACCATTAAAAAGTAACAAAATGTAGCCGAACCTGAACAACCTTCCGTCATTGAGTGCAGTAGTAAATTACTAGATGTTTATTTCCAAATCACAGGACATGCGTCCGGAAGTTCGATTACAGTGTCAGGCTGTCAGCTATATCATCCATATACATGTAACTGCAACAATGACGAAGTGCCAATACATCTTGATTAAGCCAGGTGCATTTCCAGGACACAACTACGTTACTGATTGATCCCCTGCAACACTTTCTACACGAAACAACGTGCCAAAATAACAGGGAGGAAGGGAGACCGGAGACAGATTGATCTTACACAATCCTCAGCCCTTCCATGGCAAGATTATGACAGactcaaagaagaaagtctTCTCAGCTCTTCCAATTCTACAGTCTACAGCCTGACATACCAAAGTTTCACAAGTTAGTATACAGTACAGGGACAAGCATAGGTATTTCATGTTAACGTTGAAACAACTAGCTCTAGAGCAAACTGTGTAAACTTCCCTTAGAAAACTAACCATTTATATATGAAGGTATACGTGTGAGCAAAATAGAGAATATTACGTGAACAATTGTGGACGGTTACGGGATAGCTGAGGACGCTTCATTGGTGAGATAATCATATTTCGCAGAGCTGCGGAAGAATTGTTCATGTTCGCTCCAAAGGTGGACCGTGCCGGCTGTCTGGGTCTCATATCCATTGGAGGTGCTGCAGTATGACCAGGAGATCCCGCAGAGAGCTCAAATGGACCAGAGTTCTCACGACGTTGCCTTGGTTGTGGAGCCCATCCCTCCTCTCTGCGCCCTGGGGTTTCAGGAGGATCAATTGATCCTGCAACCAGTGAATGAACTGTTTTTGTGGAGAGCTAAAAGTATTTATATGCTTCTAGCCTACTAGAAAGATGAGGCATCATGTTTAACATATTCCTGGTTGGATGTATAGCAAAAGTAGCTATCAGTAGCCTCTTGAAAGCAAAAGTACTTGAACAAATGCTTAATCAGAATGAGCAATAGACTGAACAGCTAAATAAACCAAGTCCCTAATGCCTCAAATTACCTTGTCTCAGAGGGTTGCCGCTATCCAATATGTTGGGCATGCCTGAGAACAAGTCTGGTTGAGCTCTTGAGAAGTAGTTGTTTGCAGGTTGAATGGCTGAACGTTTTACCGACTCATACTCGTTTCTCAGCTGATCATACATCTCGTCGAGCTTCCTTTTCTGCCTGGAAAGGAAAGCACAATCAGTTCATACACCTTGGATGAAGCAGAACTTTGTTCCTTTCAAGGAAAATAACGGTGAACTAGACTAACCTGGATTTCTCTGCAAATTTTTCTTGTAGTTCCTGCTTATCCCTCGTCAAGTTTTCAATCTCTTGTTCCATCAACTGGCACCTTTTGCCCATCTTCTGGTATGCAGTATGCACTTCTTCCAGTTTCTCAGTGAACTTTGCCTGAATATGTTCACACTTCTGCCTACATTGACCAAGAACTCTATTCATCTTGTATTGCATCTCCAGTTCTTTCTGTCCAATGTAAAACATGACACTTCTGTATGCACTCTTCATAACTGATTCGTATCACGTTTAAGGAAAAGCAAGACGATTATCATGCTAGTAAGGAAAGAATCAGACTTAAACGGTAGTAACACAAACACTGCCATCATTGTCTGACTTTAGCAAGGTTCTTTTTGAACCATATGTTTGTTAGAATTACTGGAACACAATTGGGGACTACATTTCATATAGAAGATATCGACATTATCCAAGATAAAAATAAGTCAAACAAATCCCACTGTAGATCCAGAGAAAGCAAGAAATAATAAGGATACGTATCTGTGGAGAAATCCCAACCATTGACATCTGAGACAATAGACAACAAATGATGTGATCAGAAAAGATGAATTGCAGTAAACTAAACTACATACATACTGTTATTACGAATGAAATTATACTTACATTTGTCCATTCATCACTTGGGTTTATGTCAATAGGCTTCATGTGgctgagaaacaaaaaaaaaagtatagaTGAtattgacataataaaacaagCACGTGATGTGCGCATGCGTTATGTATGTTTCAGGGGCACACTCTTATCGTTTGGTACCATaaattgatactccctccgatccataaaaagtgtcgcccacctAGTACAGAATTTGTACCAACTTaatacaaaatgggcgacactttttatggatcggagggagtacaagacaTAAGAAATGTACCATGCACGAAAGATGAGATATTAGCTATGCACTAATGAATGTTATATCAAGGGTAAACTCGTGACCTTTTTGAAAGCACTTGATCACAGATTGGACATGCACCATCAGCACTGAGTATTTTCTTTGCATCCTCCGGACCTGCACAATAGGTAGTTCTGTTcaaatcaaatatatattctgCCATAGCTGCAGACCACATGGACTTAACTTCTTTAGAAGCAGAACTGCATTAAACAAAAGGGCAAGGCATACATAAAAGATGGCCACAGGTTGTAGATATGGCTTGCCCTTCCATCTCCCTCCAGCATGCGTTACATTTCATTTTTGTCTCGCTTAATACCTGCAGGTAAGATAAAGATTTACGGCATGCACTAGACAAACTGAATATAGCCATTCTATTGCATTCTGCCCTATAGCACTAAATCAAATGGAAAAAAACTTCGGCTAGAAGCACAAAAATGCATGATTAGTGTAAAAATCACAAAGCAAATGCACAAATAACTGTATTCACTGTTTTTAACTTGATGTAACGTGTAATCATTCAGGCACTTGCCTAATAAATGGCCAGATCTATTAGCTTTGAATACACAAAATTAACTATGAATCACATTTTTATTGTGCATCACAGTTATCACTCATAGCATGGTAACATACCATATGAGTGTACCAGAACTTCCCCAAGCATTATAGATTTTCCACTGGGAAAAGTTCAGCTACAAACAAGACAGTTAAGATGAAAATGTGGAAACAAACAAGCATTCACTGAGGTACAACTCACAGTTTATATTACTTCCATTTGCATTACCTCACGCTTGACTACACTGTGTTGAACTATACATCACAGATCAGGGATGTGAGATCAAAAGTTATACGTATTTGCTTTCTCAAAAAGTAAACCTAAGAATCCTTAGTTTCTCCAGTGAACCCTCGTAAAAACAAAAAGTAAATGGTCTTACAAGGGTCTGCTGTGATGTTCTCTGAATATCCTTAGGTGATTTTCTATGTTTCAGATTTCAGCTAGTAGctgttcagacttcagaacCCTTCTCCTGTCTTTGAAAAAATTGCTTGTCATGGTGCATTCCTAATCAGGAATTCAGATGTAAATAGGCATGCAATAAAACTCCGGCTCTAATTTCCTACATTAAACTTGGGCTCAACAACAAAATGGAAATATACGGGAATAATGTTATGTGCAGAATTTCAGCAATTAGGTAGAAATATAATGCTCTAAATTCCTTCATATATTTTGTTAGTTCACATTCGTCACAATGCTATGTGCAAAATATATGAAGATCAAAAGATGTTACAGAAACTAGATGTGCCCTTTTAATGGCTTTCAGAACGTCAGATCTCACATGACGCAGGACAGGAGCAGTCTGCCCATATATAGGCAACATATACTGGAATACGATACATACAGAAATCCTGACATGCACTTCTCCTGATATTTCATCTATATTGTCACCTGGCTACTGATTCTGCTGATTTGTAAACTTAAATCAAATCACAATCTAAGTCTCCAGGAGTTAAAATATCACAATCTAAGATAGAGCAGCTGAATGACATGATCCATCTAGGCGCCAAATTGAAGGCAGCGAGGCTAATTAACCACATTGAATTCAAAAGCTGACCATGCACTGCACAACTGACTCCAAAAACCCGCagctaggaaaaaaaaaaatcctctggCAAAGCTCACAACCAAACGCATCCACAAACAAACACTACAATAGTAAGACtagtggggggggggggggggcatccTGCAACTAAATCCTCCTCAAAACAGTCAAAATTGTCCTTAAAAACAGCCCCTCTCGCCCTCGCACTGCATTGTATTAGTATGCCAATATTAATATGTTCCTGCTTAATGACACTGAAATCTAATCCCAGAAGACCAAACTGGCCGCCACCCAAAATCATCAAAACGAACTGGCCATCTCTTCCTGGACCCAGACCCAATCCTCTACTGTTCATGCCCCAGCTCTTGTTGCTGTCTGCTCTGGCCAGATTCGTGGCttcggcgggcggcggcccctCTCTGCCGCCCGCTCTTCCTCTGGCCCTCCCTCAAACCTCTCACCCACCTTCCAGGCATCGTCCACGGCGGGACGGACTCCCGCACCCCCTCCCACCATCCACGACGGCATTCTCCACAGCGGCACGGTCACCCTCACCCAACACCGTGGCATAGCTGTCGCCACGGGCGGACGACCCAGCAGGGTACGATTTGGGGAGGAttaggagatgaaacggggggctaaagggcggaatccgttcgtgggatGACGGGATGAGATACGGTCGGGactcgggagcgagagaatcgaaggggagacgAACCTGCGTTGAAGGTGCTCGCGCgatgaggaagacgagctagggggctggggcgcccGGCAGCAGGATGTGGAGGGAGGGGTGGTGGCGTgcgtgaggaggaagacgagcgacgaaGCGAGGgagctggggcgctcggcagcgagacTGCGAGAGGGAGGGAAGGGTGCGAAGGAAAATCTCCTCCTTGTTGCGTAAGGTTCCCGTTCAGGCCTTTAAACCCCTCGTCAAACCCTCTTCGTCCAACCGCGCGTAGCCGCGTACCCATTGGTTCTGTGTTTTCTTTCAAAACCGCACGGCTGGCGGCGGCTCAGTGCCGAGCGTCCCGCAGTGATCCCCGCCTCCACTCCCCGCTCTATCTGTCTTCTTCCCTAGGTCGCAAGCTGTCCGCATCTGCCTCCACACCGCCTACTGGCCTTCTCCAGACGGTCATTCTCCCTGCCTCCAACCTCCGTGCCGGGCAGCGACCCACAGCCGCTCCTGCACCTCAGCATGAAGCACCGGCGCATCTTCCAACCCCCATCGTGCCCGAGCCGCCttggtagccatggtcttcgTTCAGGGGGATGGGCTCGGGAGGAGGAGTGGAGGGGAATGCAGGTGGCCAGGGGCAGCCAAGCATTcgggaggggggagggggcaGGGAGAATTGGGAGGCTGTGGATGACCTCGATGCCATttctagagagagagagaaggaatcACGAATAGGGGGATTGGTGGTCTATGTACTTATCTGCGCGCTGCACCCAAGATATTCGACAAAATGCATAGCCAGGATTGGCGGCCAAAGCCTGCGGTTGAAGCTATGGCAAACTTGAGCAAGCTCATGGGCGGCATTCTCTCAGGTGAGCTTGGTGGCTttatcatcttcatcagattACACTTCTTATAGTGCCCTtgatcagtttttttttatctaatcTAGACATGGTGTCGGGGGATCAACATGAGTTGAGTGATACTCTGGCTCGAGATTGCAATCAAGACCAGCAAGCTCTAGCCAAGGTGAGTTGGCACAATATATGCAAATGTGCTGTTTGGACATTGTTATGTGCATGGTTAGGAAGTGTTGAAATATGGGGTTCAGTCATTGTTATTCTGGTAAAAAATAAGCAAGTGACACCAATCCATCCTGTGTCATTGTAATCATTGACTTGCTCTGCTTTCTTTTCCGTACATGATGTTTGATTCATTGTGTATGGCAGTCAAGAGGTCATCAAAACAAGATTGCGTTATGAGTTTAGCATCTAGAAAGGGATTACAATAAGTTGTTTGACGTCATTTACTTGTCAGGTAATCACAAGTCTTTATATTTTGGTAGCAGAAATAAAAGACGATGATATCTATGAAATTTCAGTGCCGAGCTTTGTGCATTACTACAGAAAATCAATGCACTTCTGTGCTTCTTGGGAGTATAGGTATCTCATATTGTCTTGGGAGCAAAGTTCAAGATTCaattatttctgttttttgtttcGAAATTGGCATGTCAGGTTCTCAAGGGTAAAGTGATTCTTATGTTGTGTAGTGCCAACATTCATATCT includes:
- the LOC100832560 gene encoding E3 ubiquitin-protein ligase CCNB1IP1 homolog isoform X3 yields the protein MKCNACWREMEGQAISTTCGHLLCPEDAKKILSADGACPICDQVLSKSHMKPIDINPSDEWTNMSMVGISPQILMKSAYRSVMFYIGQKELEMQYKMNRVLGQCRQKCEHIQAKFTEKLEEVHTAYQKMGKRCQLMEQEIENLTRDKQELQEKFAEKSRQKRKLDEMYDQLRNEYESVKRSAIQPANNYFSRAQPDLFSGMPNILDSGNPLRQGRREEGWAPQPRQRRENSGPFELSAGSPGHTAAPPMDMRPRQPARSTFGANMNNSSAALRNMIISPMKRPQLSRNRPQLFTL
- the LOC100826451 gene encoding heat stress transcription factor C-2a, with product MMTGGGGGGEAAGVAPFVAKTYGMVEDPATNGVIAWGSGSNSFVVIDPFVFSQTLLPTHFKHSNFSSFVRQLNTYGFRKVDPDKWEFAHVSFLRGQTHLLRQIVRRSSSSGKRKDDGGCAGASGADDHDDDSTTMVAMEVMRLKQEQKAIEDRVAAMWRRVQETERRPKQMLAFLLKVVGDPQVLRRLVANTSSSNSNSSSGGSDRSEVAFHGGGGPAEGAEVKRPRLLLERDHQHGGKMSSSPAADGVGIGIGSGVGVRRDGFYGVSEETFAPEHSVDFTGFYTGGDGFGDGQVDAGGGGGDLPYAFPVDSGY
- the LOC100832560 gene encoding E3 ubiquitin-protein ligase CCNB1IP1 homolog isoform X1; amino-acid sequence: MKCNACWREMEGQAISTTCGHLLCPEDAKKILSADGACPICDQVLSKSHMKPIDINPSDEWTNMSMVGISPQILMKSAYRSVMFYIGQKELEMQYKMNRVLGQCRQKCEHIQAKFTEKLEEVHTAYQKMGKRCQLMEQEIENLTRDKQELQEKFAEKSRQKRKLDEMYDQLRNEYESVKRSAIQPANNYFSRAQPDLFSGMPNILDSGNPLRQGSIDPPETPGRREEGWAPQPRQRRENSGPFELSAGSPGHTAAPPMDMRPRQPARSTFGANMNNSSAALRNMIISPMKRPQLSRNRPQLFTL
- the LOC100832560 gene encoding E3 ubiquitin-protein ligase CCNB1IP1 homolog isoform X4, producing MKCNACWREMEGQAISTTCGHLLCPEDAKKILSADGACPICDQVLSKSHMKPIDINPSDEWTNMSMVGISPQILMKSAYRSVMFYIGQKELEMQYKMNRVLGQCRQKCEHIQAKFTEKLEEVHTAYQKMGKRCQLMEQEIENLTRDKQELQEKFAEKSRQKRKLDEMYDQLRNEYESVKRSAIQPANNYFSRAQPDLFSGMPNILDSGNPLRQGRREEGWAPQPRQRRENSGPFELSAGSPGHTAAPPMDMRPRQPARSTFGANMNNSSAALRNMIISPMKRPQLSRNRPQLFT
- the LOC100832560 gene encoding E3 ubiquitin-protein ligase CCNB1IP1 homolog isoform X2 is translated as MKCNACWREMEGQAISTTCGHLLCPEDAKKILSADGACPICDQVLSKSHMKPIDINPSDEWTNMSMVGISPQILMKSAYRSVMFYIGQKELEMQYKMNRVLGQCRQKCEHIQAKFTEKLEEVHTAYQKMGKRCQLMEQEIENLTRDKQELQEKFAEKSRQKRKLDEMYDQLRNEYESVKRSAIQPANNYFSRAQPDLFSGMPNILDSGNPLRQGSIDPPETPGRREEGWAPQPRQRRENSGPFELSAGSPGHTAAPPMDMRPRQPARSTFGANMNNSSAALRNMIISPMKRPQLSRNRPQLFT